One window from the genome of Oceanispirochaeta sp. encodes:
- the hrpB gene encoding ATP-dependent helicase HrpB — protein MKTELFQSFPVSSLFNDLRTQWDSFQRIVVKADPGAGKSTILPLFILEEKLVRGKIIMLEPRRMAARTLARYMSSLMSWKCGDTIGYKVRGDVCCSPEAKIQIVTEGVFVRMIQDDPFLEGVSLVIMDEFHERNIFTDLSFAFLNDVQSNLNPDLKLIIMTATPEVKVLERVLPDFLYLESEGRMFPVSIQSDGRALETRVRASRIRSVLDEVLRISEGNILIFLPGEREILDLMEDVRTHPLVSDTQVIPLYGRLSPQEQDRALNPPDERIIVAATSIAETSLTIPGISCVIDTGLERKPQFDPNAGLSRLVTKTISRASARQRAGRAGRVREGLCIRLWDQNDESLMDDFPEPEILNADLSSLALEILVWGAHDPGDLVWVDLPPAAHYHQARSLLYLLIIIDSEGRLQPEGKSLAGAGVHPRLAHMLDKGRKEGREQTACALAALLSEGDWLPFQKGSDIRLRLEILKEGKEKNNKRVIQILRTWESLLVRCKIQRTLVEPGDSAALLCHSYPDRIARIRGERIYQMSGGGNCRLRAEDPVQTQEFLIAPLVGGSGDIPSCFLTSPLEKELLWREFSPLMEEEAATLWDEKKCRVSKKVTVKLGNLPLREDTGTIDAGDPQLAMQLAFLFRKRGLEMLPWSQEDKSFLDRIQFARCLKKNNLNWPDTGEESLLSTLDRWFLPLLIKGKLEGRLKDGLASLLGWEERQFLDRQVPERLIVPSGSRIRIDYSTAGTAAVDVRLQEIFGLTETPLLAGEVPILFRLLNPAQRPIQLTRDLKSFWENTYQEVRKELRGRYPKHYWPEDPSVAEPTRRVRR, from the coding sequence ATGAAAACAGAGCTGTTCCAATCCTTTCCGGTTTCATCCCTTTTTAATGACCTCAGGACTCAATGGGACTCTTTCCAGAGGATCGTCGTGAAAGCCGATCCGGGTGCCGGAAAATCGACGATCCTCCCCTTGTTTATTCTGGAAGAGAAGCTTGTCCGAGGTAAAATCATCATGCTCGAACCCCGGCGGATGGCGGCCCGGACTCTGGCTCGTTACATGTCGAGTCTTATGTCCTGGAAATGCGGAGACACCATCGGTTACAAAGTCCGGGGGGATGTCTGCTGCAGTCCGGAGGCAAAAATCCAGATTGTCACCGAAGGGGTCTTTGTCAGGATGATACAGGATGATCCTTTTCTGGAAGGGGTTTCTCTGGTCATTATGGATGAATTTCATGAACGAAACATCTTCACAGACCTTTCCTTTGCCTTTCTCAATGATGTTCAATCCAACCTCAATCCTGACCTGAAACTGATCATCATGACGGCCACGCCGGAGGTCAAAGTCCTGGAAAGGGTTCTTCCCGACTTTTTATATCTGGAAAGTGAAGGCAGAATGTTCCCCGTCTCTATTCAATCCGACGGCAGAGCTCTGGAAACCAGGGTCAGAGCCTCCCGCATCAGATCGGTTCTGGATGAAGTTCTCCGGATTTCGGAGGGGAATATTCTCATCTTTTTACCGGGGGAGAGGGAAATCCTGGACCTTATGGAAGACGTCAGAACCCATCCCCTGGTATCGGATACACAAGTCATCCCTCTCTATGGTCGTTTGTCTCCCCAAGAGCAGGATCGGGCCTTGAATCCACCGGATGAGCGCATCATCGTGGCGGCCACCTCCATTGCCGAGACCAGTTTAACCATTCCCGGCATCAGTTGTGTTATCGACACGGGGCTGGAACGGAAACCTCAGTTTGACCCCAATGCAGGACTCAGCCGGCTGGTCACAAAAACTATCTCCAGGGCCTCGGCCAGGCAGAGAGCCGGGCGGGCCGGGCGTGTCCGTGAAGGTTTGTGCATCCGGCTCTGGGATCAAAATGATGAAAGCCTGATGGATGATTTTCCGGAACCCGAAATACTCAATGCAGATCTGAGCTCTCTGGCTCTTGAAATCCTGGTCTGGGGAGCCCATGATCCCGGCGATCTTGTCTGGGTTGATCTCCCTCCGGCGGCCCATTATCATCAGGCCCGGTCATTGCTGTATTTATTAATAATCATAGACAGTGAGGGCCGTCTTCAACCGGAGGGCAAAAGTCTGGCGGGAGCCGGTGTCCATCCGCGGCTGGCCCATATGCTGGACAAAGGCAGGAAAGAGGGGCGGGAACAGACTGCCTGCGCCCTGGCGGCTCTCTTGTCCGAGGGGGACTGGCTTCCCTTCCAGAAGGGCTCAGACATCAGACTGCGTCTGGAGATACTCAAAGAAGGGAAAGAGAAAAACAATAAGAGGGTCATTCAAATCCTTCGAACATGGGAGAGCCTTTTAGTCCGGTGTAAAATCCAAAGAACCCTGGTAGAACCGGGAGACAGCGCGGCTCTTCTGTGCCATTCCTATCCCGATAGAATTGCCCGGATACGGGGAGAGAGGATCTATCAGATGTCAGGAGGCGGCAACTGCCGGTTGAGAGCAGAAGATCCCGTTCAGACACAGGAATTCCTGATCGCTCCCCTCGTAGGCGGCTCCGGAGACATTCCCTCCTGTTTTTTGACCTCTCCCCTGGAAAAAGAGCTTCTCTGGAGAGAGTTTTCCCCCCTTATGGAGGAAGAGGCTGCCACTCTCTGGGATGAAAAAAAGTGCCGGGTGAGTAAAAAAGTGACTGTGAAGCTGGGGAATCTGCCCCTCCGGGAAGATACAGGAACAATCGATGCCGGAGACCCCCAACTGGCCATGCAATTGGCATTCCTTTTTAGAAAACGGGGATTGGAGATGCTGCCCTGGAGTCAGGAGGATAAGAGTTTTCTGGATAGAATCCAGTTTGCCCGATGTCTGAAAAAAAATAATCTGAACTGGCCTGACACAGGGGAGGAAAGCCTTCTGTCTACCCTGGACAGATGGTTTCTGCCTCTGCTGATCAAAGGGAAGCTGGAGGGAAGACTGAAAGACGGATTAGCCTCTCTTTTAGGTTGGGAAGAGCGGCAGTTTCTAGACAGGCAGGTGCCGGAAAGGCTGATTGTTCCCTCGGGAAGCCGCATCCGCATCGATTATTCTACAGCCGGAACCGCTGCGGTGGATGTCAGGCTGCAGGAAATCTTCGGCCTCACTGAGACACCTCTTCTGGCAGGAGAGGTTCCTATCCTTTTCCGGCTGCTGAATCCGGCCCAAAGGCCCATTCAGCTCACCCGGGACCTCAAAAGTTTCTGGGAAAACACCTATCAGGAGGTCCGTAAGGAGCTCCGGGGGCGTTACCCTAAGCATTATTGGCCCGAGGACCCATCGGTGGCAGAGCCTACCAGAAGAGTCAGACGATAG
- a CDS encoding nitroreductase family protein yields MDLFEAVSKRHSYRNELDQAPLPLDDLRKIVQAGLDAPSGKNAQTTGFIIIQDATIVEKIKGIPGAGGSMATAPAYIACHISKNPEKTYIGMSFEVEDCAAAVENILLAATALGYATVWIDGWLRNVKRAQEIGKLCGLAEDRIIRILIPLGKALSEPELKEKKPFEERVTIV; encoded by the coding sequence ATGGATTTATTCGAAGCAGTATCAAAGAGACACAGTTACAGAAATGAGTTGGATCAGGCACCCCTCCCCCTGGATGATCTGAGAAAAATAGTTCAGGCCGGACTGGATGCTCCCTCCGGGAAGAATGCACAGACAACCGGTTTTATCATCATTCAGGATGCTACTATTGTAGAAAAGATCAAAGGAATCCCGGGAGCGGGCGGTTCCATGGCGACAGCACCGGCATATATTGCCTGTCACATCAGCAAAAATCCCGAAAAAACATACATTGGTATGAGTTTTGAGGTGGAAGACTGTGCGGCGGCTGTTGAAAACATCCTTCTGGCAGCTACGGCCCTGGGCTATGCCACGGTGTGGATCGATGGATGGCTGCGGAATGTAAAAAGGGCTCAAGAGATTGGAAAACTATGCGGCCTGGCCGAGGACAGGATCATCAGGATTCTGATCCCCCTGGGTAAGGCACTGTCTGAACCTGAGCTGAAAGAAAAAAAACCTTTTGAAGAAAGAGTGACTATCGTCTGA